One Sphingobium sp. Z007 genomic region harbors:
- a CDS encoding ABC transporter ATP-binding protein has product MARLTRVMLSAGLGTRRGLVQAFGLEAVVIAMGVVGPYALKLLIDALDGPTGSPLQLLLTILLFVGCWAGASIVETARLACTAEMVEALTLHFTTRALAAALPEITAARDSQSGRVPGMLERLPYSLTLVVEGLIWRLGPVLLQAIASLAVIASLIQPRYVLVLSLTLLGFVGATWIGARRHRVHADATNAAASHVSRTIGDIVRNARRVVLNGALDRELRYAGDILRAKRQATASMYHSLTVMAALLFCIVGVGLVALLMLAGLDVGKGRMTAGDFVLLQTYAFRLTVPLSALGYILAQSGVAIANIRDVLAFTNAHEVPSTPQPGPTGAADLTVEDVSFCYGDNMPGINGISLFIPAGRFVAIVGPNGSGKSTLAQLLAGVLTPGSGKVEIAGVDIATIPWEARHRHILYAPQFIGLFNRSLRENILYPPANQSIHDVEKLLNVWRFYEPGRPIDFEMELGEQGERLSGGQIQKLELARLAGVEVPVLILDESTSALDPSSEASVIARLRSRARSATTLIMITHRLATAKAADQVLFMRGGRLVGSGTHGELMQRCDSYQALWRAPQV; this is encoded by the coding sequence TTGGCCCGGCTGACGCGGGTGATGCTGTCTGCGGGCCTGGGTACAAGGCGAGGCTTGGTACAAGCGTTCGGCCTGGAAGCCGTCGTGATCGCGATGGGCGTCGTCGGCCCCTATGCGCTGAAGCTGTTGATCGACGCGCTGGACGGACCGACGGGATCGCCCCTGCAGTTGCTCCTCACCATCCTGCTGTTCGTGGGATGCTGGGCCGGTGCTTCCATCGTCGAAACGGCCAGGCTCGCCTGCACCGCGGAAATGGTCGAGGCGCTGACCCTGCACTTCACGACCCGGGCGCTTGCCGCCGCCTTGCCGGAGATCACGGCGGCGCGGGACAGTCAGAGCGGGCGGGTACCCGGCATGCTGGAGCGGCTGCCCTATAGCCTGACACTGGTCGTGGAAGGATTGATCTGGCGGCTCGGGCCGGTCTTGCTGCAGGCTATCGCCAGTCTTGCGGTGATCGCCAGCCTGATCCAGCCTCGTTATGTGCTGGTACTGTCGCTTACGCTTCTGGGATTCGTCGGCGCGACCTGGATCGGGGCCAGACGCCACCGCGTGCACGCGGACGCGACCAATGCGGCGGCATCGCATGTGTCCCGCACGATCGGTGACATCGTGCGCAATGCCCGCCGCGTGGTGCTCAACGGCGCTCTGGATCGTGAACTGCGTTATGCCGGCGATATATTGAGGGCGAAACGACAGGCCACCGCCAGCATGTACCATTCACTGACCGTCATGGCGGCGCTGCTATTCTGCATTGTCGGCGTCGGGCTTGTGGCGCTGTTGATGCTTGCGGGCCTTGATGTGGGCAAGGGACGCATGACCGCAGGCGACTTCGTCCTGTTGCAGACCTATGCCTTTCGGCTGACTGTTCCGCTGAGCGCGCTGGGTTATATCCTCGCGCAGTCTGGTGTCGCGATCGCCAACATCCGCGATGTCCTGGCATTCACGAACGCCCATGAAGTGCCGAGCACCCCGCAGCCCGGTCCCACAGGTGCTGCGGATCTGACGGTAGAAGACGTCAGCTTCTGCTACGGCGACAACATGCCGGGTATTAACGGCATTTCGCTTTTTATCCCGGCGGGCCGCTTCGTCGCGATCGTCGGCCCCAACGGCTCAGGCAAATCTACCCTTGCTCAGCTGCTGGCCGGCGTGCTCACGCCCGGCTCGGGGAAAGTCGAGATTGCGGGGGTCGATATCGCGACGATCCCATGGGAAGCGCGTCACCGCCATATTCTCTATGCGCCGCAATTCATCGGCCTGTTCAACCGATCATTGCGGGAGAACATCCTCTATCCCCCGGCGAACCAGTCGATCCACGATGTCGAGAAACTGCTTAACGTCTGGCGTTTCTATGAGCCGGGGAGACCAATCGACTTCGAGATGGAATTGGGAGAGCAAGGCGAGCGCCTGTCCGGAGGTCAGATTCAGAAGCTGGAGCTCGCGCGGCTGGCCGGTGTGGAAGTGCCGGTCCTTATCCTCGATGAAAGCACGTCTGCGCTCGATCCGTCCAGTGAGGCGAGTGTGATTGCGAGATTGCGGAGCCGGGCCAGGAGTGCGACGACGTTGATCATGATCACCCATCGCCTCGCCACAGCGAAGGCCGCCGATCAGGTTCTCTTCATGCGCGGCGGGCGGCTGGTTGGCAGCGGAACGCATGGTGAATTGATGCAGCGATGCGACTCTTACCAAGCTCTCTGGCGCGCTCCGCAAGTGTGA
- a CDS encoding DUF932 domain-containing protein, with protein sequence MASLARLNDTPPVSAPYHIDVSRGGRSGRVSSEWFSRPDDEKFLSLSSLYDSVRARADHSTTRIVESRAIRVEARSDNPERLMLIAPGDGRPVAPTNWSFGQISSLVGAPASYLRQLPAALAGINLQHGLITHRGEQVKLLQTDDGRTELRAATGSEYGRIFDHELVQAIMAFAGDGVGDTRWKVPGTIQWGSMTYNPFVDITRDTTTLYASDRDVFVFLVDDTHPIEAGKLPNGDPDLYFRGFYAWNSEVGSKTLGIATFYLRGVCANRCLWGVENFEEVNIRHSKFAAARFSHQAAPALEHFANSSPQHFITGIKAARERIVARKDEDRDTFLRRRGFTKAETTKIIQTVMAEEGHPPESLYDFVQGITAVARSKPHQDSRLELEGKARKLLEQAL encoded by the coding sequence ATGGCGAGCCTTGCCCGCTTGAATGACACGCCCCCCGTGTCCGCACCCTATCACATCGATGTGTCGCGCGGTGGCCGCAGCGGCCGCGTATCCTCGGAATGGTTCTCACGGCCCGATGACGAGAAATTTCTCTCGCTTTCCAGTCTTTATGACAGCGTTCGCGCCCGCGCCGATCACTCGACCACGCGCATCGTCGAAAGTCGCGCGATCCGGGTCGAAGCCAGGAGCGACAATCCCGAACGGCTGATGCTGATCGCGCCGGGGGATGGACGGCCTGTCGCACCGACCAACTGGTCCTTCGGCCAGATATCCAGCCTCGTCGGTGCGCCGGCCTCCTATCTACGCCAGCTTCCCGCCGCTCTGGCCGGGATCAACCTGCAACACGGCCTCATCACCCATCGCGGCGAACAGGTGAAACTGCTTCAGACCGACGATGGCCGCACCGAACTGCGCGCCGCCACTGGCAGCGAGTATGGCCGTATTTTCGACCATGAACTCGTGCAGGCGATCATGGCTTTCGCCGGCGACGGTGTCGGTGACACACGCTGGAAGGTGCCCGGAACGATCCAGTGGGGCAGTATGACCTATAACCCCTTCGTCGACATCACCAGGGATACGACGACGCTCTACGCCTCGGACAGGGATGTGTTCGTATTTCTGGTCGACGACACGCACCCGATCGAGGCTGGTAAGCTGCCCAACGGCGATCCCGATCTCTATTTTCGCGGATTTTACGCGTGGAACTCCGAGGTCGGCTCCAAAACGCTCGGCATCGCGACCTTCTACCTACGAGGAGTTTGCGCCAATAGGTGCCTGTGGGGCGTCGAGAATTTCGAGGAGGTGAACATCCGTCACTCGAAATTCGCGGCCGCCCGTTTCTCTCACCAGGCTGCGCCCGCGCTCGAGCATTTCGCGAACTCCTCGCCGCAGCATTTCATCACCGGGATCAAGGCCGCGCGGGAACGCATCGTCGCGCGCAAGGATGAGGACCGCGATACTTTCCTGCGCCGCCGCGGCTTCACCAAGGCCGAGACGACGAAGATCATCCAGACGGTAATGGCGGAGGAGGGGCATCCCCCGGAAAGCCTGTACGATTTCGTGCAAGGCATCACCGCTGTGGCACGTTCAAAACCCCATCAGGACAGCCGCCTCGAACTCGAGGGCAAGGCCAGGAAGCTGCTCGAACAGGCGCTCTGA
- a CDS encoding PRTRC system ParB family protein yields the protein MTRNRTQRLGTGLSALIAASPPPITTLPLANISVGYNPRRYFDSTKHDELVASLRLRGMLQPILVRPTKDASDSYLIVAGGRRYRAALEAFGPEGEIPVVIREMTDQEALEAAIDENDVRDDASETEQADAAVRVLAACQDDRAEAARRLGWSKAKLDRRLALGNLSDTVKRALDERRIKVGHAELLAAVPADKQDKALDTILSSGLDVSKTRDLLMRVTQVLASASFDKSECMTCPFNSATQRALFETHIDDGHCTNAACFELKTQSAEMLRFEEQERADKAARAAVRRVKDDDADDDADDEEQDDVINEARGDGKEMSGDGTGSPVRSRMVASAPSVAAGKANSAPTASKSTVTAKSIADRTVELREAMWRTAVARALAGNSAHAQSAILVAAMSGTLPQIKAETLKARSGLLVDAAFPGLDYRAKITVIGELEEAQAATILSAIGAAYAKDVVNFEHVADLARAFDVDLRATWQVDKAFLERYTKDELRFIARECGLIAHMGEKAFAKRLGGKKSDLIAGMLGPIGFKWAGRLPSCMTLDGRYGPPPGDAAPAVPSKLAA from the coding sequence ATGACCCGCAATCGCACCCAGCGTCTGGGAACAGGGCTCTCTGCCCTCATCGCCGCATCGCCCCCACCCATCACGACTTTGCCACTCGCTAACATCTCCGTCGGATATAATCCCCGCCGTTATTTCGACAGCACGAAGCATGACGAGCTCGTCGCGTCGCTGCGCCTGCGCGGAATGCTCCAGCCGATACTGGTTCGTCCGACCAAGGATGCGAGCGACAGCTATCTCATCGTCGCAGGCGGGCGTCGCTACCGGGCGGCCTTGGAAGCCTTCGGGCCTGAGGGCGAAATTCCCGTCGTCATCCGAGAGATGACCGATCAGGAAGCCCTTGAGGCAGCGATCGACGAAAACGACGTGCGCGACGACGCATCGGAAACCGAGCAGGCCGATGCCGCCGTGCGCGTGCTCGCGGCCTGCCAGGACGATCGGGCCGAAGCCGCGCGCCGGCTCGGCTGGTCGAAAGCCAAGCTCGACCGCCGTCTTGCTCTGGGTAACCTCTCCGATACCGTCAAGCGCGCGCTCGACGAACGCCGGATCAAGGTCGGCCATGCCGAACTGCTCGCCGCCGTGCCCGCTGACAAGCAGGACAAGGCGCTCGATACGATCCTGAGCTCCGGCCTGGACGTGAGCAAGACACGCGACCTGCTGATGCGCGTCACGCAGGTTCTCGCCAGCGCCAGTTTCGACAAGAGCGAATGCATGACCTGCCCGTTCAATTCGGCAACGCAGCGGGCGCTCTTCGAGACCCATATCGACGATGGCCACTGCACCAACGCGGCATGCTTCGAACTCAAGACCCAGTCGGCGGAAATGCTCCGCTTCGAGGAACAGGAACGCGCCGACAAGGCCGCGCGGGCGGCGGTGCGCCGTGTGAAAGATGATGATGCAGACGATGACGCTGACGATGAAGAGCAGGACGACGTCATCAATGAAGCTAGGGGCGACGGCAAGGAGATGTCAGGCGATGGGACCGGCTCTCCAGTAAGAAGCCGGATGGTCGCATCTGCCCCGTCCGTCGCGGCCGGCAAAGCGAATAGCGCGCCGACGGCGTCCAAATCGACTGTCACCGCCAAATCGATCGCAGACCGTACCGTCGAACTGCGCGAAGCCATGTGGCGCACTGCGGTTGCAAGGGCGCTTGCGGGCAATAGCGCGCATGCCCAGAGTGCGATCCTGGTTGCCGCGATGTCGGGCACGTTGCCGCAGATCAAGGCGGAAACCCTCAAGGCGCGCTCGGGCCTGCTGGTCGACGCCGCATTCCCCGGCCTCGATTATCGCGCCAAAATCACGGTGATCGGCGAACTCGAGGAAGCCCAGGCAGCCACCATATTGTCGGCGATCGGCGCGGCCTATGCCAAGGACGTGGTAAATTTCGAACATGTTGCCGACCTCGCCCGCGCCTTCGACGTCGATCTGCGCGCCACCTGGCAGGTCGATAAGGCTTTTCTTGAGCGATACACCAAGGATGAACTGAGGTTCATCGCTCGCGAATGCGGCCTGATCGCGCATATGGGCGAAAAGGCGTTCGCCAAACGGCTGGGGGGCAAAAAGTCCGACCTCATCGCCGGTATGCTCGGCCCCATCGGCTTCAAATGGGCGGGACGCCTGCCGAGCTGCATGACGCTCGATGGACGATATGGACCACCTCCGGGCGACGCCGCTCCTGCGGTGCCCTCAAAGCTCGCCGCCTGA
- a CDS encoding PRTRC system protein E, with protein MLITSLLPLLSHYSLGFDLVAGPDDTVTLTIMPRKVAGVAQNLETGEARPISITASAAEIDAELGRGADGALGQLMASRKTLADQIAEQRQAAELARTAAAQAAKPNTAAAKQAVPATPVKASAANNPPADATAEEPASLW; from the coding sequence ATGCTGATTACCAGCCTGCTTCCGCTGCTAAGCCACTATTCGCTCGGCTTCGATCTCGTCGCAGGCCCCGACGACACCGTCACTCTAACCATTATGCCCCGCAAGGTGGCAGGGGTGGCCCAAAATCTCGAAACCGGCGAGGCCCGCCCGATCTCGATCACGGCGAGCGCCGCAGAAATCGATGCGGAACTCGGACGAGGCGCAGATGGCGCATTGGGGCAGCTTATGGCCTCGCGCAAAACACTCGCCGACCAGATCGCCGAGCAACGCCAGGCGGCCGAGCTTGCGCGGACCGCCGCTGCGCAAGCCGCGAAGCCGAACACCGCGGCGGCCAAACAGGCCGTGCCTGCCACGCCCGTGAAAGCATCAGCAGCGAATAATCCGCCAGCCGACGCCACGGCCGAGGAACCCGCCAGCCTCTGGTGA
- a CDS encoding PRTRC system protein C — translation MQINHLTRAYRYDGIDLPVPPHLADDRNALRTYHATLYPAILNAEMVDTGIIGGAHITEYRRAVGTKG, via the coding sequence ATGCAGATCAATCATCTCACCCGGGCCTATCGATATGACGGCATCGACCTGCCGGTGCCGCCCCATCTCGCCGACGACCGCAACGCCCTGCGTACCTATCATGCCACGCTCTACCCGGCGATCCTCAACGCTGAGATGGTCGATACCGGCATTATTGGGGGCGCCCATATCACCGAATATCGCCGTGCCGTCGGCACCAAGGGCTGA
- a CDS encoding PRTRC system protein B, producing MPDHSTHFEATSGGMILTNAILLYRNQGSRIPQAYGASTQDDCAFASIHAVDQTHEDHPTIAAGVPLTRAHLRQWTEALGRSVAPELLPDNMLVAHADMLAWWVPPQVRPAWFALSSPPDGLRVLHERNIVPVPYPAHLFVATRSGLGVYALPTNARPTAETRLLHSPILNVFVGGQLCWGNIPRPGSLSIASIPDFERAVFESWSTHPNPGQERTVTGKGGLIRLWDDLAARGAKRFPVGRLKPLSFAGRRQPGPNVRRTAPAPVTVGALIARWNRR from the coding sequence ATGCCTGACCACAGCACCCATTTCGAAGCGACGAGCGGCGGCATGATCCTGACGAACGCCATCCTGCTCTACCGGAACCAGGGATCCCGAATCCCTCAAGCCTATGGCGCGTCGACACAGGACGATTGCGCCTTCGCCAGCATCCATGCGGTCGACCAGACCCACGAAGACCATCCGACGATCGCGGCCGGCGTGCCGCTCACCCGTGCGCATTTGCGGCAATGGACCGAAGCGCTTGGACGGAGCGTGGCGCCCGAGCTTCTTCCCGACAACATGCTGGTCGCCCACGCCGATATGCTCGCCTGGTGGGTTCCCCCGCAGGTGCGCCCGGCCTGGTTCGCACTATCATCTCCGCCTGACGGGCTCCGTGTCCTGCACGAAAGGAACATCGTACCTGTGCCCTATCCCGCGCATCTGTTCGTCGCCACCCGATCGGGCCTCGGCGTCTACGCCCTGCCGACGAATGCACGCCCGACGGCCGAGACGCGGTTGTTGCACTCACCTATTCTTAATGTGTTCGTCGGCGGACAGCTATGCTGGGGCAATATCCCCAGGCCCGGATCGCTTAGCATCGCCTCCATCCCGGACTTTGAGCGCGCTGTATTCGAAAGCTGGTCGACGCATCCTAATCCCGGGCAGGAACGCACTGTTACCGGCAAGGGAGGACTCATCCGGCTCTGGGACGACCTCGCCGCGCGCGGCGCGAAGCGCTTCCCGGTCGGCCGTCTCAAACCTCTCAGTTTCGCCGGGCGCCGGCAGCCAGGACCAAACGTACGGCGCACTGCGCCAGCCCCTGTAACCGTCGGAGCCTTGATCGCCCGCTGGAACCGGCGATGA
- a CDS encoding PRTRC system protein A has product MTSLTDDPTAAALLAAMPCYPVPSQGRSPAIEALRTARAGHGLLVGHDGVMLILRRPWLALDAWVTPPISAYLPYGSAGTPRADLRCGLIPGELLKRILEHLRGALPNESAAFILWNAVTREFSVEFPIIDEATPSRLVYHPPILRSDWHLICDIHSHAAGPAFFSATDDVDDAHSTKISLVFGRLDHAGSPLAASRLCAGGMFLPLPRSPFSGDGHAS; this is encoded by the coding sequence ATGACTTCGCTCACCGATGACCCGACAGCCGCTGCGCTGCTTGCCGCGATGCCCTGCTATCCCGTCCCGTCGCAAGGCCGATCGCCGGCTATCGAAGCGCTTCGGACAGCGCGTGCCGGTCATGGACTTTTGGTCGGCCACGACGGCGTCATGCTGATCCTGCGCCGTCCCTGGCTCGCGCTCGATGCGTGGGTCACGCCGCCAATCTCGGCCTACCTCCCTTATGGCAGCGCCGGCACACCGAGGGCCGACCTGCGGTGCGGACTGATTCCCGGTGAACTGCTCAAGCGCATATTGGAACATCTACGTGGGGCGTTACCCAATGAGTCCGCGGCGTTTATCCTCTGGAACGCGGTCACGCGGGAATTCTCAGTCGAGTTCCCGATAATCGACGAGGCGACGCCCTCGCGTCTCGTCTATCACCCGCCGATCCTGCGATCCGACTGGCACCTGATCTGTGATATTCATAGTCACGCGGCAGGACCGGCCTTCTTCAGCGCCACCGACGACGTCGATGATGCACATTCAACCAAAATCTCGCTTGTCTTCGGTCGGCTTGATCACGCCGGTAGTCCCCTCGCTGCCTCGCGTCTTTGCGCAGGGGGGATGTTCCTGCCGCTGCCGCGCAGCCCCTTCTCTGGAGATGGTCATGCAAGCTGA
- a CDS encoding PRTRC system ThiF family protein, which yields MQADIRARHYLHADFENRAIRVLLVGCGGNGAQMLMGLASLDTALRAISTRSLDVTVVDDDIVTEANLGRQPFYRCDIGNSKAHTLTERINLAHGLSWKAVHGRAPDAIGIEGADILITCVDTASARRTLGAALENGHSSPAYWMDLGNRASDGQYLIGCPGNSTDKRTDRLPTVLETFPELADEAVAEDDAPSCSVAEALERQSLFVNRILASHALALLFDLLGRGSIGHAGAFINLAIGQTVAIPLMHGVAGCRRH from the coding sequence ATGCAAGCTGATATCCGCGCGCGTCACTATCTACACGCTGACTTCGAGAATCGGGCTATTCGTGTCCTGCTGGTGGGTTGCGGCGGGAACGGCGCCCAGATGCTCATGGGACTCGCCTCGCTCGACACCGCGCTCCGCGCGATCTCGACCCGGTCTCTCGACGTCACCGTCGTCGACGACGATATCGTGACCGAGGCGAATCTCGGTCGCCAGCCCTTCTATCGCTGTGACATTGGCAACTCGAAGGCCCACACACTGACCGAACGCATCAACCTCGCGCATGGGCTTTCCTGGAAGGCAGTGCACGGTCGCGCACCTGACGCGATCGGGATCGAAGGCGCCGATATCCTCATCACCTGTGTCGATACCGCTTCGGCGCGGCGTACGCTGGGGGCGGCGCTGGAGAATGGCCATAGCAGCCCCGCTTACTGGATGGACCTCGGCAATCGTGCGAGCGACGGGCAGTATCTGATCGGTTGCCCAGGTAACTCGACTGACAAACGTACTGACCGCCTTCCGACCGTGCTCGAAACCTTTCCGGAACTGGCGGACGAGGCTGTTGCCGAAGACGATGCCCCATCCTGTTCGGTCGCCGAGGCCCTCGAACGCCAATCGCTTTTCGTCAATCGTATCCTGGCAAGCCACGCGCTTGCCCTGCTGTTCGATCTTCTAGGGCGCGGGTCGATCGGACATGCGGGCGCCTTCATCAATCTTGCCATCGGCCAAACCGTCGCCATCCCGCTGATGCATGGCGTCGCAGGTTGCCGTCGGCACTAA
- a CDS encoding antitoxin: MAQPISTSVVREAKLFRNNRSQAVRIPAEFEFSGSRVLIHKEGDKLIIEPEPRANLVDILKALAPLAPDDDFPEDLDATLLPLKDVDL; this comes from the coding sequence ATGGCTCAACCCATTTCCACCAGTGTCGTTCGCGAGGCGAAGCTGTTTCGCAACAACCGCAGCCAGGCCGTACGCATCCCGGCGGAGTTCGAGTTTTCCGGGAGCCGCGTTCTCATCCACAAGGAGGGCGACAAGCTCATCATCGAACCTGAACCCAGAGCCAATCTGGTCGATATCCTCAAGGCACTTGCGCCGCTCGCCCCTGACGATGATTTTCCCGAGGATCTCGACGCGACGCTGCTGCCGCTCAAGGATGTCGATTTGTGA
- a CDS encoding type II toxin-antitoxin system VapC family toxin codes for MSTRYMLDTNIVSDLVRNPQGRVFEKIVKIGSDRLCISVITAAELRYGCAKKGSAKLLAQVEAILAGIEILPFDVPADAEYGGIRAELEAAGRPIGPNDLLIAAHAYAVSAILVTANVDEFRRIRGLEIENWLEPQA; via the coding sequence GTGAGCACACGCTACATGCTCGACACGAACATCGTGTCGGACCTCGTTCGCAACCCGCAGGGGCGCGTATTCGAGAAGATCGTCAAGATCGGTAGCGACCGTCTGTGCATCAGCGTGATCACTGCGGCAGAATTGCGCTACGGCTGCGCTAAGAAAGGCTCGGCAAAGCTGCTCGCGCAGGTCGAGGCGATCCTTGCCGGTATTGAAATTCTGCCGTTCGATGTTCCCGCCGATGCTGAATATGGCGGCATTCGTGCCGAACTGGAGGCGGCGGGCCGCCCCATCGGCCCAAACGACCTGCTCATCGCCGCGCATGCTTATGCTGTCAGCGCTATACTGGTTACCGCCAATGTCGATGAATTCCGGCGTATCCGGGGCCTCGAGATCGAGAACTGGCTCGAGCCGCAAGCGTAA
- a CDS encoding DUF6880 family protein yields the protein MAASGKASRSSTRLTLENLESLGAARLARLVLNQAEADPIFARAARMELAAKDDSGALAHEIEKRLKTIRRSRSFIEWDNVRPLAQELDQLRASITGPLAEASAARAIDLMRLFLSLAEPVFERADDSSGTLGVVFRQGGEDLGKLWCRAGAPEPAILADDILTLIESDGYGVFDELPEAASPALGKEGRAALRHLLLDRQETLTGTERRSFDYKAGWLLPKLADLDDDVDAYIATVDPERRNALLNAKVAERLIAHGRAEEALGWIDAPTERGHNERELSDLRLRAFIALGRREDAQAQRKAIFDRWLDVTALRDWLKYLPDFEDLDAEQQALDQAMAFDPSVSALAFLVEWPDLERAGQLVRDRIDRLDGRAYDVLRPCAEALSSSDPVAATLLYRRLVIGVLDRGASKYYAYAVRDFVAAGKLADGVDGGSDIMCHADWVDFLRKSHGRKMGFWSQIPA from the coding sequence ATGGCAGCAAGCGGGAAGGCCTCGCGCAGTTCGACCAGGCTGACGCTCGAAAATCTGGAGAGCCTGGGTGCGGCCCGGCTGGCGCGGTTGGTGCTGAACCAGGCCGAGGCGGATCCGATCTTTGCGCGTGCCGCGCGCATGGAACTGGCGGCAAAGGACGACAGCGGCGCGCTGGCGCATGAGATCGAGAAACGCTTGAAGACCATCCGCCGGTCGCGCAGTTTCATCGAATGGGACAACGTGCGGCCGCTCGCCCAGGAGCTCGACCAGCTGCGCGCCAGCATAACAGGGCCGCTGGCCGAAGCATCGGCGGCTCGGGCGATCGACCTCATGCGCCTGTTCCTCAGCCTTGCTGAGCCAGTGTTCGAACGCGCTGATGACAGCAGCGGTACTTTGGGCGTCGTGTTTCGGCAGGGCGGCGAAGATCTGGGAAAACTCTGGTGCCGCGCCGGAGCGCCGGAACCAGCAATCCTCGCTGATGATATTCTCACGCTGATCGAGAGCGACGGCTATGGCGTGTTCGATGAGTTGCCTGAGGCCGCCTCCCCTGCGCTGGGCAAGGAGGGCCGGGCGGCATTGCGACACCTGCTATTGGACCGTCAGGAGACGCTGACGGGAACGGAACGGCGCAGCTTCGACTATAAGGCCGGTTGGCTCCTGCCCAAACTCGCCGACCTCGATGACGATGTCGATGCCTATATCGCCACGGTCGATCCCGAGCGGCGTAACGCGCTGCTCAATGCGAAGGTCGCTGAGCGACTGATCGCGCATGGACGCGCCGAGGAAGCGCTCGGCTGGATCGATGCGCCGACCGAACGCGGGCATAACGAGCGTGAGCTTTCCGACCTCAGGCTACGCGCTTTCATCGCCTTGGGCCGCAGGGAAGACGCGCAGGCGCAGCGCAAGGCGATTTTCGATCGCTGGCTGGATGTGACAGCGCTGCGCGACTGGCTGAAGTACCTGCCCGATTTCGAGGATCTTGACGCGGAGCAGCAGGCGCTCGATCAGGCAATGGCGTTCGATCCCAGCGTTAGCGCGCTCGCATTTCTGGTCGAATGGCCGGATCTGGAACGCGCCGGCCAACTGGTCCGGGATCGGATCGATCGGCTGGATGGGCGTGCCTATGACGTCCTGCGGCCCTGCGCCGAGGCCCTGTCGTCGAGCGATCCGGTCGCCGCCACCCTTCTCTACCGCCGCCTGGTCATTGGCGTGCTCGATCGCGGCGCCTCGAAATATTACGCCTATGCCGTGCGGGATTTCGTGGCTGCTGGCAAGCTCGCGGACGGCGTTGATGGCGGGTCAGATATCATGTGCCATGCTGACTGGGTTGATTTTCTGCGCAAGAGCCATGGGCGCAAAATGGGCTTTTGGAGCCAGATTCCAGCCTGA